The following coding sequences lie in one Pseudarthrobacter phenanthrenivorans Sphe3 genomic window:
- the gcvH gene encoding glycine cleavage system protein GcvH — MSNIPEDLSYTAEHEWVSAPNADGVVRVGITDFAQDALGDVVYAQMPEVGTRITANEVVGEVESTKSVSDIYAPVTGEVVARNESLDTDSALINTDPYGDGWLIEVKLAEADAVESLLSASEYEQQVG, encoded by the coding sequence ATGAGCAACATTCCCGAAGATCTGTCCTACACCGCCGAACACGAGTGGGTCTCCGCACCCAATGCCGACGGCGTGGTGCGGGTGGGCATCACCGATTTCGCCCAGGATGCGCTGGGGGACGTTGTCTATGCCCAGATGCCGGAAGTCGGCACCAGGATCACCGCGAACGAGGTTGTGGGCGAGGTTGAGTCCACCAAGAGCGTCAGCGATATTTACGCGCCTGTTACGGGCGAAGTCGTTGCCCGGAACGAATCCCTTGACACCGATTCCGCCCTTATCAACACCGATCCCTACGGTGACGGCTGGCTGATCGAGGTCAAGCTTGCCGAAGCCGACGCGGTTGAGTCATTGCTCAGTGCATCCGAGTACGAACAGCAGGTAGGCTAA
- a CDS encoding FHA domain-containing protein yields the protein MAGHTQNPADGEYGSGAARASETTSINLTPVRDEPTIAPKLSSEERNSVEALPAGSALLVAHSGPNAGARFLLDSDVTTAGRHPDADIFLDDVTVSRRHVEFRRTARSFEVVDMNSLNGTYVNHDRVDRVELKSGSEVQIGKFRLTFYLSPASAAGRG from the coding sequence ATGGCCGGCCACACACAGAACCCTGCCGACGGGGAATACGGCTCGGGTGCGGCCAGGGCGTCGGAGACCACCTCGATCAACCTCACCCCGGTGAGGGATGAGCCCACGATTGCCCCCAAGCTTTCCTCCGAGGAACGCAACTCGGTTGAGGCGCTCCCGGCTGGATCCGCCCTGCTCGTGGCACACAGCGGGCCCAATGCAGGTGCCCGGTTCCTGCTTGACTCCGATGTCACCACGGCAGGACGCCACCCTGACGCCGATATCTTCCTCGACGACGTCACGGTGTCCCGGCGCCACGTCGAGTTCCGGCGTACCGCACGGAGCTTCGAGGTGGTGGACATGAACAGCCTTAACGGCACCTACGTCAACCATGACCGCGTGGACAGGGTGGAGCTCAAGTCCGGCAGCGAAGTCCAGATCGGCAAGTTCCGCCTCACCTTCTACCTGAGCCCTGCCAGCGCTGCAGGCCGCGGCTGA